One Hordeum vulgare subsp. vulgare chromosome 4H, MorexV3_pseudomolecules_assembly, whole genome shotgun sequence DNA window includes the following coding sequences:
- the LOC123448470 gene encoding ion-translocating oxidoreductase complex subunit B-like isoform X3 yields the protein MTIYWLICCTGKLCIEVGPASKVSFISEELCIGCGICVKKCPFDAIEIINLPKDLEKDAAVLSRDCTSEFFNSFPSAEEQNCSNQQQHSSHLDQWKKSMSSTGRGATAASSSSTMENNQAYI from the exons ATGACAATTTACTGGTTAATTTGTTGCACAGGGAAGCTGTGCATTGAAGTTGGTCCGGCGTCAAAGGTTTCCTTCATCTCTGAGGAGTTGTGCATTGGCTGTGGTATTTGTGTCAAG AAATGCCCATTTGATGCCATCGAGATCATCAACCTCCCAAAAGATCTGGAAAAGGATGCAGCAGTTCTTTCTCGGGATTGCACCTCAGAATTCTTCAATTCATTTCCA AGTGCAGAGGAGCAAAATTGTTCTAATCAGCAGCAGCACAGCAGTCACTTGGATCAgtggaagaagagcatgagcagcaCGGGCAGAGGAGCAACAGCAGCTAGTTCTTCAAGTACAATGGAAAACAATCAAGCTTATATCTGA
- the LOC123448470 gene encoding uncharacterized protein LOC123448470 isoform X1 translates to MLLSELATWPPPACSTNCAGLKKLPWHTHLILTSSTLLYSYSQPTALLPLGSPMVHTNGISCTIIAGMSEATCRSPPEPRAAATTADGEEEAVATTPFVPTGQDITAADRLRTSALGVPVRSDANNTVGSAEEQNCSNQQQHSSHLDQWKKSMSSTGRGATAASSSSTMENNQAYI, encoded by the exons ATGCTCCTCAGCGAGTTGGCGACTTGGCCGCCTCCAGCATGCTCCACAAACTGCGCCGGATTGAAGAAGCTACCATGGCACACACACTTGATCCTCACGTCGTCAACTTTGCTGTACTCGTACAGCCAGCCTACAGCCCTCCTGCCATTGGGGAGCCCGATGGTCCACACCAATGGCATCTCCTGCACCATCATCGCGGGCATGTCTGAAGCAACTTGCCGCTCTCCCCCAGAACCAAGGGCTGCCGCTACCACCGCTGATGGTGAAGAAGAAGCGGTTGCCACGACGCCGTTTGTACCCACGGGCCAGGACATAACAGCTGCTGACAGGCTCCGAACTTCAGCGCTAGGAGTTCCTGTAAGATCAGACGCCAACAATACCGTAGGG AGTGCAGAGGAGCAAAATTGTTCTAATCAGCAGCAGCACAGCAGTCACTTGGATCAgtggaagaagagcatgagcagcaCGGGCAGAGGAGCAACAGCAGCTAGTTCTTCAAGTACAATGGAAAACAATCAAGCTTATATCTGA
- the LOC123448470 gene encoding ABC transporter E family member 1-like isoform X9: MTIYWLICCTGKLCIEVGPASKVSFISEELCIGCGICVKKCPFDAIEIINLPKDLEKDAAVLSRDCTSEFFNSFPFEGNKA; this comes from the exons ATGACAATTTACTGGTTAATTTGTTGCACAGGGAAGCTGTGCATTGAAGTTGGTCCGGCGTCAAAGGTTTCCTTCATCTCTGAGGAGTTGTGCATTGGCTGTGGTATTTGTGTCAAG AAATGCCCATTTGATGCCATCGAGATCATCAACCTCCCAAAAGATCTGGAAAAGGATGCAGCAGTTCTTTCTCGGGATTGCACCTCAGAATTCTTCAATTCATTTCCA TTTGAAGGTAATAAAGCTTAA
- the LOC123448470 gene encoding ABC transporter E family member 1-like isoform X6, which translates to MTIYWLICCTGKLCIEVGPASKVSFISEELCIGCGICVKKCPFDAIEIINLPKDLEKDAAVLSRDCTSEFFNSFPVSPDKLFKGIIL; encoded by the exons ATGACAATTTACTGGTTAATTTGTTGCACAGGGAAGCTGTGCATTGAAGTTGGTCCGGCGTCAAAGGTTTCCTTCATCTCTGAGGAGTTGTGCATTGGCTGTGGTATTTGTGTCAAG AAATGCCCATTTGATGCCATCGAGATCATCAACCTCCCAAAAGATCTGGAAAAGGATGCAGCAGTTCTTTCTCGGGATTGCACCTCAGAATTCTTCAATTCATTTCCAGTAAGTCCAGATAAGCTCTTCAAAG GTATAATACTCTGA
- the LOC123448470 gene encoding ABC transporter E family member 1-like isoform X7, whose product MTIYWLICCTGKLCIEVGPASKVSFISEELCIGCGICVKKCPFDAIEIINLPKDLEKDAAVLSRDCTSEFFNSFPVSPDKLFKGNKA is encoded by the exons ATGACAATTTACTGGTTAATTTGTTGCACAGGGAAGCTGTGCATTGAAGTTGGTCCGGCGTCAAAGGTTTCCTTCATCTCTGAGGAGTTGTGCATTGGCTGTGGTATTTGTGTCAAG AAATGCCCATTTGATGCCATCGAGATCATCAACCTCCCAAAAGATCTGGAAAAGGATGCAGCAGTTCTTTCTCGGGATTGCACCTCAGAATTCTTCAATTCATTTCCAGTAAGTCCAGATAAGCTCTTCAAAG GTAATAAAGCTTAA
- the LOC123448470 gene encoding ABC transporter E family member 1-like isoform X10 yields the protein MTIYWLICCTGKLCIEVGPASKVSFISEELCIGCGICVKKCPFDAIEIINLPKDLEKDAAVLSRDCTSEFFNSFPV from the exons ATGACAATTTACTGGTTAATTTGTTGCACAGGGAAGCTGTGCATTGAAGTTGGTCCGGCGTCAAAGGTTTCCTTCATCTCTGAGGAGTTGTGCATTGGCTGTGGTATTTGTGTCAAG AAATGCCCATTTGATGCCATCGAGATCATCAACCTCCCAAAAGATCTGGAAAAGGATGCAGCAGTTCTTTCTCGGGATTGCACCTCAGAATTCTTCAATTCATTTCCA GTATAA
- the LOC123448470 gene encoding uncharacterized protein LOC123448470 isoform X2 yields MLLSELATWPPPACSTNCAGLKKLPWHTHLILTSSTLLYSYSQPTALLPLGSPMVHTNGISCTIIAGMSEATCRSPPEPRAAATTADGEEEAVATTPFVPTGQDITAADRLRTSALGVPVRSDANNTVGV; encoded by the exons ATGCTCCTCAGCGAGTTGGCGACTTGGCCGCCTCCAGCATGCTCCACAAACTGCGCCGGATTGAAGAAGCTACCATGGCACACACACTTGATCCTCACGTCGTCAACTTTGCTGTACTCGTACAGCCAGCCTACAGCCCTCCTGCCATTGGGGAGCCCGATGGTCCACACCAATGGCATCTCCTGCACCATCATCGCGGGCATGTCTGAAGCAACTTGCCGCTCTCCCCCAGAACCAAGGGCTGCCGCTACCACCGCTGATGGTGAAGAAGAAGCGGTTGCCACGACGCCGTTTGTACCCACGGGCCAGGACATAACAGCTGCTGACAGGCTCCGAACTTCAGCGCTAGGAGTTCCTGTAAGATCAGACGCCAACAATACCGTAGGG GTATAA
- the LOC123448470 gene encoding uncharacterized protein LOC123448470 isoform X5: protein MGSCALKLVRRQRFPSSLRSCALAVVFVSRNAHLMPSRSSTSQKIWKRMQQFFLGIAPQNSSIHFQVQRSKIVLISSSTAVTWISGRRA, encoded by the exons ATG GGAAGCTGTGCATTGAAGTTGGTCCGGCGTCAAAGGTTTCCTTCATCTCTGAGGAGTTGTGCATTGGCTGTGGTATTTGTGTCAAG AAATGCCCATTTGATGCCATCGAGATCATCAACCTCCCAAAAGATCTGGAAAAGGATGCAGCAGTTCTTTCTCGGGATTGCACCTCAGAATTCTTCAATTCATTTCCA AGTGCAGAGGAGCAAAATTGTTCTAATCAGCAGCAGCACAGCAGTCACTTGGATCAgtggaagaagagcatga
- the LOC123448470 gene encoding ABC transporter E family member 1-like isoform X4 codes for MTIYWLICCTGKLCIEVGPASKVSFISEELCIGCGICVKKCPFDAIEIINLPKDLEKDAAVLSRDCTSEFFNSFPVSPDKLFKECRGAKLF; via the exons ATGACAATTTACTGGTTAATTTGTTGCACAGGGAAGCTGTGCATTGAAGTTGGTCCGGCGTCAAAGGTTTCCTTCATCTCTGAGGAGTTGTGCATTGGCTGTGGTATTTGTGTCAAG AAATGCCCATTTGATGCCATCGAGATCATCAACCTCCCAAAAGATCTGGAAAAGGATGCAGCAGTTCTTTCTCGGGATTGCACCTCAGAATTCTTCAATTCATTTCCAGTAAGTCCAGATAAGCTCTTCAAAG AGTGCAGAGGAGCAAAATTGTTCTAA
- the LOC123448470 gene encoding ABC transporter E family member 1-like isoform X8 yields MTIYWLICCTGKLCIEVGPASKVSFISEELCIGCGICVKKCPFDAIEIINLPKDLEKDAAVLSRDCTSEFFNSFPVSPDKLFKV; encoded by the exons ATGACAATTTACTGGTTAATTTGTTGCACAGGGAAGCTGTGCATTGAAGTTGGTCCGGCGTCAAAGGTTTCCTTCATCTCTGAGGAGTTGTGCATTGGCTGTGGTATTTGTGTCAAG AAATGCCCATTTGATGCCATCGAGATCATCAACCTCCCAAAAGATCTGGAAAAGGATGCAGCAGTTCTTTCTCGGGATTGCACCTCAGAATTCTTCAATTCATTTCCAGTAAGTCCAGATAAGCTCTTCAAAG TTTGA